Proteins encoded together in one Pseudoalteromonas xiamenensis window:
- a CDS encoding response regulator, with the protein MATAMPSQKSKGKVPHILVVDDEYFNFEMLSAALADGFELSYANSGKSCLSSAIANPPDAILLDVCMPGLDGYDTCRMLKNTPETKDIPVVMVSGLESEQEQRAGFEAGCDAYVVKPFSMQSLLEKIKKVV; encoded by the coding sequence ATGGCAACAGCTATGCCGTCGCAGAAATCAAAAGGAAAAGTGCCACACATTTTGGTCGTTGATGATGAGTACTTCAATTTTGAAATGTTATCAGCTGCGTTGGCGGACGGTTTTGAGTTAAGTTATGCAAATTCGGGTAAAAGTTGCCTTTCAAGTGCAATTGCAAATCCACCCGATGCAATTCTACTTGACGTGTGTATGCCTGGATTAGATGGTTATGACACCTGCCGTATGCTAAAAAACACGCCAGAAACTAAAGACATTCCAGTCGTAATGGTTTCAGGGCTCGAATCAGAACAAGAACAACGTGCTGGATTTGAAGCTGGATGCGATGCCTATGTGGTAAAACCCTTCTCGATGCAATCTTTATTAGAAAAAATTAAAAAGGTCGTATAG
- a CDS encoding PilZ domain-containing protein codes for MIHEDKRRFMRMNVNTQATITVLDTGQKLQAHCQDLSATGMSLLVSEPVEVNAMLEVYIDSSGSTTPPLSAHARVLRVTQEGDGEYIVGVEISKFN; via the coding sequence ATGATACACGAAGACAAACGCCGCTTTATGCGCATGAACGTTAATACGCAAGCGACGATTACGGTACTTGATACAGGACAGAAGCTTCAAGCTCATTGTCAGGATTTAAGTGCGACAGGCATGTCGCTCTTAGTCTCAGAACCAGTTGAAGTAAATGCGATGCTTGAGGTGTATATTGACTCATCCGGTAGCACAACACCGCCACTCAGTGCTCATGCAAGAGTTTTGAGGGTAACACAAGAAGGTGATGGGGAATATATTGTGGGTGTTGAGATCAGCAAATTCAATTAA
- the hrpA gene encoding ATP-dependent RNA helicase HrpA has product MSGVSLKRAVASCLNKDKFIFKKRIQGAERIEDEAKRKNVLEKIELDILKSQEVCAARRAALPKITYPETLPVSQKKDDIKEAIANHQVVIVAGETGSGKTTQLPKICLELGRGVNGYIGHTQPRRLAARSVASRIAEELECELGQSVGFKIRFSDNVSDTTHVKLMTDGILLAEIQQDRFLNQYDTIIIDEAHERSLNIDFILGYLKNLLPKRPDLKVIITSATIDPERFSKHFNNAPIIEVSGRTYPVDVRYRPLTDIDTTSAESENDLLQGIFDAVDELCAEGPGDILIFMNGEREIRDTADALSKRNLKGVEILPLYARLSNSEQNRIFAAHSQRRIVLSTNVAETSLTVPGIRYVIDPGTARISRYSYRTKVQRLPIEAISRASADQRKGRCGRVAAGVCIRLYSEDDFNSRPQFTDPEILRTNLASVILQMLSLGLGELTKFPFVQAPDSRNITDGMLLLEELEAIKQGKDKFSVSLTEMGRSLSRLPIDPRLARMVLSANALGVLKEVIVIVAALSIQDPRERPQERQGAATEKHARFDDPDSDFIAFLNLWSYLESQQEALTRNQFRKMCQQDFLAYMRVREWQDIVYQVSTICEEMGFKLNEQPADYQRIHQALLSGLLTQVGFKDEKQHYKGTRNSQFHIFPGSSLFKKSPKWVMSAELVETSKLYARMNARINVEWIVPLAQHLVKKSYSEPHWEKKQGAVIAFEQQTLFGLILVARKRTIYSQIDVPLCRELFIREALVNQELGSNEDFLAHNQNLVEEIHKLENKARRRDILVDEDELFTFYDERIPADVNTRVAFIKWYKGVKQKQPNLLKMDLAMLMQHGAEDITTLSYPDVWQQGNLMLPLQYHFEPGKALDGVAVSIPIALLNQVEDIGFDWHIPALRHELVCALIKSLPKSLRRNFVPAPNYADAVLASITPMQGKFIEAITMRLHRMTGVTVPEDAWDLGTLDAHLRIQFEVVDEKGSVLAHGNDIAGLKNKLQHKVSDTLSRVAEPGIEKQGITDWQFGEIPAEYSQKQGLYEVKAYVALVDKKDSAAIELFDNPLKAEQAHRLGLRRLVLLNIPSPIKYLQQHLPNKAKLGLYFNPFGKVQDLIDDCISAGVDKLLSQYDEIRDESTFNQAKELIRGELGDVVVDVAMKVEQVLSIAHAINKRMKGKVDLTMITAHGDIKSQLERLIFKGFVSVHGADKLTDLLRYFKAIEKRLEKLPVDPNKDRLCVLELDKVAEGYKSLIAKLPAGMPMPASVSEIFWMQEELRVSLFAQTLGTAYPISAKRIQNAIKDVVI; this is encoded by the coding sequence GTGAGCGGAGTTTCGCTAAAAAGAGCAGTAGCAAGCTGTCTAAACAAGGACAAATTCATTTTCAAGAAGCGCATTCAAGGTGCAGAGCGTATTGAAGATGAAGCCAAACGCAAAAATGTGTTGGAAAAAATAGAATTAGACATTCTTAAAAGCCAAGAAGTGTGTGCTGCCAGACGTGCTGCCTTACCTAAAATTACCTACCCCGAAACATTACCAGTCAGTCAAAAGAAAGATGACATAAAAGAAGCGATTGCAAACCATCAAGTGGTTATTGTGGCTGGTGAAACTGGTTCAGGTAAAACCACGCAGTTGCCCAAAATTTGTCTTGAACTTGGGCGTGGAGTCAATGGCTATATCGGCCATACTCAGCCTCGTCGACTTGCGGCAAGAAGTGTTGCGTCACGTATTGCTGAAGAATTAGAGTGCGAATTAGGACAAAGTGTCGGTTTTAAAATACGCTTTAGCGACAACGTTTCAGACACTACACATGTTAAGTTGATGACAGATGGTATTTTACTAGCTGAAATTCAACAGGATCGTTTTCTTAATCAATACGATACAATCATAATCGATGAAGCGCATGAACGCAGTCTAAACATTGACTTTATACTTGGTTATCTGAAAAATTTACTGCCGAAGCGTCCTGATTTAAAAGTGATTATCACGTCTGCGACGATTGACCCTGAACGCTTTTCTAAACACTTCAATAATGCGCCTATTATCGAGGTATCAGGGCGTACTTATCCTGTGGATGTACGTTACCGTCCTCTTACCGATATCGACACGACAAGCGCGGAGTCGGAAAACGACTTGCTACAAGGCATTTTTGACGCGGTAGATGAATTGTGCGCTGAGGGACCTGGCGACATTCTTATCTTCATGAACGGTGAGCGTGAGATTCGAGATACAGCGGATGCGCTGAGTAAACGCAATTTGAAAGGCGTTGAAATACTTCCTTTGTATGCTCGCCTTTCTAATAGTGAACAGAATCGGATCTTTGCTGCCCACAGTCAGCGTCGTATCGTTTTGTCAACGAACGTAGCCGAAACATCGTTGACGGTGCCGGGGATCCGTTATGTAATTGACCCAGGTACTGCACGTATTAGCCGATACAGTTATCGTACAAAGGTGCAGAGACTTCCTATCGAAGCCATTTCTAGAGCGAGTGCCGACCAACGAAAGGGGCGCTGTGGTCGTGTCGCGGCGGGTGTATGTATTCGTTTATATTCTGAAGACGATTTCAATAGTAGGCCACAGTTTACGGACCCAGAAATTCTTCGTACCAATCTTGCGTCTGTTATTTTGCAAATGTTATCGCTGGGACTTGGTGAATTGACCAAGTTTCCGTTTGTGCAAGCGCCAGACAGCCGTAATATTACCGATGGTATGTTGCTCCTTGAAGAACTTGAAGCGATTAAGCAGGGTAAAGACAAATTTTCGGTCTCTTTAACCGAAATGGGTCGCTCATTAAGCCGTTTACCTATTGACCCTCGTTTAGCGCGAATGGTGTTGAGTGCGAACGCGCTTGGCGTGCTTAAAGAAGTCATCGTGATAGTTGCAGCGCTGTCTATCCAAGATCCAAGAGAACGCCCCCAAGAAAGACAGGGTGCAGCAACAGAAAAGCATGCGCGATTTGACGATCCAGATTCAGATTTTATTGCGTTTCTAAATCTGTGGAGCTACTTAGAATCCCAGCAAGAAGCCCTAACGCGCAACCAGTTTAGAAAAATGTGTCAGCAGGATTTTCTTGCATATATGCGTGTTCGTGAGTGGCAAGATATCGTATATCAAGTATCGACCATCTGTGAAGAAATGGGGTTCAAGCTTAATGAACAACCTGCGGATTATCAACGAATTCACCAAGCCTTACTAAGTGGCCTGTTAACGCAAGTTGGCTTCAAAGATGAAAAACAACATTATAAAGGAACTCGAAATAGCCAGTTTCATATTTTCCCAGGCTCCAGCTTATTTAAGAAGTCACCTAAATGGGTGATGTCAGCGGAGCTGGTTGAAACGAGTAAATTGTATGCTCGAATGAATGCGCGCATTAATGTTGAATGGATAGTGCCACTTGCACAACATTTAGTTAAAAAAAGCTATAGCGAGCCTCATTGGGAAAAGAAACAAGGAGCGGTTATTGCGTTTGAACAGCAAACGCTATTTGGTTTGATCCTCGTCGCAAGAAAAAGAACCATATACAGCCAAATTGATGTACCACTTTGTCGAGAACTATTTATTCGAGAGGCTCTGGTTAATCAAGAGTTGGGGTCAAATGAAGACTTTTTAGCTCACAACCAAAACTTAGTAGAGGAAATCCACAAGTTAGAAAATAAAGCCCGTCGCCGCGATATTTTGGTGGACGAAGATGAGCTTTTTACTTTCTACGATGAGCGTATACCGGCGGATGTGAATACACGAGTCGCGTTTATCAAATGGTACAAAGGTGTAAAACAAAAGCAGCCCAATCTACTGAAAATGGACCTCGCAATGCTCATGCAGCACGGCGCAGAAGACATTACGACATTGTCTTACCCTGATGTGTGGCAGCAAGGTAATTTAATGTTACCGCTCCAATATCATTTTGAGCCGGGTAAAGCACTTGATGGGGTAGCGGTATCTATACCTATCGCACTTTTGAATCAGGTGGAAGACATCGGCTTCGATTGGCACATTCCAGCACTTCGACATGAACTAGTGTGTGCATTGATTAAATCGTTGCCAAAATCACTACGTCGTAATTTTGTACCAGCACCGAATTATGCGGACGCTGTGTTAGCATCGATAACACCTATGCAAGGTAAATTTATCGAAGCGATTACCATGCGATTGCATCGAATGACTGGAGTTACAGTACCTGAAGATGCATGGGACCTAGGTACGTTGGACGCTCATCTGCGTATTCAATTTGAAGTTGTTGATGAGAAAGGTAGCGTGCTTGCACATGGAAATGATATTGCGGGCCTTAAAAATAAGTTACAACATAAAGTAAGTGACACACTATCTCGTGTAGCGGAGCCGGGTATTGAAAAGCAGGGGATCACAGATTGGCAGTTTGGTGAAATACCTGCTGAATACAGCCAGAAGCAGGGCTTGTATGAGGTTAAAGCTTATGTCGCGCTGGTGGATAAAAAAGATTCAGCTGCAATTGAGCTGTTTGATAATCCGCTGAAAGCAGAGCAGGCGCATCGTTTAGGGCTTCGCCGGCTTGTGCTTTTAAATATTCCATCGCCAATAAAGTACTTACAACAACATCTGCCGAATAAAGCAAAGCTTGGTTTGTATTTTAATCCATTTGGAAAAGTACAAGATCTGATCGATGACTGTATATCCGCAGGTGTCGATAAATTGCTGTCCCAATATGACGAAATCAGAGACGAGTCGACGTTCAATCAAGCTAAAGAGCTGATCCGCGGTGAGTTAGGTGATGTTGTGGTAGATGTTGCAATGAAAGTTGAGCAAGTGCTGAGTATTGCCCATGCAATCAACAAACGTATGAAAGGCAAAGTAGATTTAACGATGATAACGGCGCATGGTGACATCAAATCTCAGTTAGAGCGCCTGATATTTAAGGGATTTGTAAGTGTCCATGGTGCGGATAAACTTACGGATTTGCTGAGATACTTTAAAGCGATTGAAAAGCGATTAGAGAAACTGCCGGTCGACCCTAATAAAGATAGATTATGTGTTTTGGAATTGGATAAGGTCGCTGAGGGCTATAAATCACTAATCGCGAAGTTACCGGCAGGAATGCCTATGCCTGCATCAGTCTCAGAGATATTTTGGATGCAAGAGGAATTAAGGGTGTCACTATTTGCCCAAACGTTGGGGACGGCGTACCCTATATCGGCAAAGCGGATCCAAAATGCCATCAAAGATGTGGTGATTTAA
- a CDS encoding CBS domain-containing protein, with translation MQSIKVKDYLNHRPVTFTDGMRIEQAVEKLLQSGQSGGPVVDSAHKVIGFLSEQDCIKKMLEATYQNESHSMVSDVMTKNPLCVRPEESVLLVAERMTSEKPKLYPVVDDDGRLLGVLSRANVLRAIDKHLHCNYESGHRFV, from the coding sequence ATGCAATCGATCAAGGTAAAAGATTATCTTAATCATCGCCCTGTGACTTTTACTGATGGTATGCGAATTGAACAAGCGGTTGAGAAGTTACTGCAAAGTGGGCAATCGGGGGGGCCTGTTGTGGATTCTGCTCATAAAGTCATCGGGTTCCTATCTGAGCAAGACTGTATCAAAAAAATGCTTGAGGCGACCTATCAGAATGAGTCACACAGCATGGTGAGTGATGTCATGACCAAAAATCCGCTGTGTGTTCGACCAGAAGAAAGTGTATTACTAGTTGCTGAGCGAATGACGTCGGAAAAACCGAAGCTCTATCCAGTTGTTGACGACGATGGACGTCTACTGGGGGTCTTGAGTCGCGCTAATGTACTTCGTGCTATAGATAAACATTTACATTGTAACTATGAGTCTGGACACCGTTTTGTATAG
- a CDS encoding class I SAM-dependent methyltransferase, with the protein MSYAIYLEPGREKSLKRKHPWVFSKAIKKVKGKPGIGDTVEIYSNDGQYLATAAYSPESQIRARIWTFNQNESIDTDFFERKFKQALDARQYVIEEGGLTGFRLSAAESDGLPGITIDKFQNVIVCQLLSAGAERFKANIVEALRRIFPDCVVYERSDVDVRKKEGLEKVTGPLHGSLPSAPVIIQENGLNIEVDIENGHKTGFYLDQRDSRAALERFSKDKDVLNCFCYTGTFSLYALRAGCKHVTNVDVSEQALAIAKRNVEHNNLDLSRVDFVKQDVFKLLRQYREEGRLFDTIVMDPPKFAESKAQLTGACRGYKDINMVAMQILKPGGTLLTFSCSGLMDQNLFQKVVADAALDAGKDLLIMERLNQAADHPIAGNYPEGFYLKGLICKVY; encoded by the coding sequence ATGTCTTACGCTATTTATCTTGAACCTGGCCGTGAAAAATCACTCAAACGCAAACATCCATGGGTGTTCTCAAAAGCGATAAAAAAAGTGAAAGGTAAACCAGGCATCGGTGACACCGTAGAAATCTACAGTAACGATGGACAATACCTTGCAACAGCGGCTTACAGCCCAGAGTCTCAAATCCGTGCAAGGATCTGGACGTTTAACCAAAACGAATCTATTGATACCGATTTCTTCGAACGAAAATTCAAGCAAGCGCTTGATGCGCGTCAATATGTCATTGAAGAAGGTGGTTTAACCGGTTTTCGTCTAAGTGCCGCAGAGTCCGATGGTCTTCCAGGTATCACAATCGATAAATTCCAGAATGTCATCGTGTGTCAATTATTGAGTGCAGGTGCAGAACGGTTCAAGGCAAACATCGTTGAAGCATTAAGACGTATTTTTCCGGATTGCGTTGTATACGAGCGCTCTGACGTCGATGTCCGTAAAAAGGAAGGTTTGGAGAAAGTAACGGGACCATTACACGGCAGTTTGCCGTCAGCGCCCGTTATAATTCAAGAAAACGGATTAAACATTGAGGTCGATATCGAAAACGGCCACAAAACGGGCTTTTATTTAGATCAACGCGATAGTCGCGCTGCACTTGAGCGTTTTTCAAAAGACAAAGACGTCTTAAACTGCTTTTGTTATACGGGCACTTTCTCACTCTATGCGCTTAGAGCTGGATGCAAGCACGTAACGAACGTCGACGTTTCAGAACAAGCGCTTGCTATTGCGAAACGCAACGTAGAACACAATAACCTTGACCTCAGCCGAGTCGATTTTGTAAAGCAAGACGTCTTTAAGTTATTGCGTCAATATCGCGAGGAGGGCCGTTTGTTCGACACTATTGTTATGGATCCGCCAAAATTCGCGGAGAGTAAAGCTCAGTTAACCGGTGCGTGTCGAGGCTATAAAGACATTAATATGGTTGCAATGCAAATTTTGAAGCCTGGTGGCACGTTACTAACGTTCTCATGCTCTGGGTTGATGGACCAGAACCTATTTCAGAAAGTAGTAGCGGATGCAGCGCTTGATGCGGGGAAAGACCTATTGATAATGGAACGTTTAAACCAAGCTGCGGACCATCCGATTGCAGGGAATTACCCTGAAGGGTTCTATTTAAAAGGCCTGATTTGTAAAGTCTATTAA
- a CDS encoding isoaspartyl peptidase/L-asparaginase family protein, which yields MKKIIGVLCTLFIPLSAFAQTPIAIAIHGGAGTIERAKFTEEQELAYRKTLTQAVEKGYQILAAGGESLDAISASIMVLEESPYFNAGKGAVYTFDGEHELDASIMDGRTREAGAVAGVKHIEHPIQLARKIMTDSVHVMLSGEGAEQFAKAQGFELIDNKVFDTESRYKSLLRAKESLEKAQSDVKSYQAAHQALPIAYKMGTVGAVALDKFGNLAAGTSTGGMTAKRFGRIGDSPVIGAGTFADNHSCAVSATGHGEYFIRYSVASDICARVAYQKKSINQAGNEVIHDVLAPIGGTGGVIIVDPQGNISMPFNTPGMYRASKSSQSPTYVAIFKDE from the coding sequence ATGAAAAAAATAATTGGAGTGCTTTGTACACTCTTTATACCTTTATCAGCTTTTGCGCAAACGCCAATAGCTATCGCCATTCACGGTGGAGCGGGAACAATTGAAAGGGCTAAATTTACCGAAGAGCAAGAACTTGCCTATCGCAAGACGCTCACTCAAGCTGTTGAAAAAGGCTATCAAATACTGGCCGCCGGTGGAGAAAGTCTCGATGCGATTTCGGCTTCCATCATGGTTTTAGAAGAATCTCCTTACTTTAATGCGGGTAAAGGCGCAGTGTACACCTTTGATGGTGAGCATGAACTGGATGCTTCTATTATGGATGGACGTACACGTGAAGCAGGAGCTGTTGCTGGAGTAAAACATATCGAGCATCCTATTCAACTTGCTCGAAAAATAATGACGGACTCAGTGCACGTCATGTTGAGTGGCGAAGGTGCAGAGCAATTCGCAAAGGCACAAGGATTTGAATTGATAGACAACAAGGTATTTGATACAGAGTCGAGGTATAAATCGCTTTTAAGAGCAAAAGAATCGTTGGAGAAGGCGCAGTCAGACGTTAAATCTTATCAAGCCGCGCATCAGGCTTTACCTATAGCATACAAAATGGGCACGGTTGGTGCGGTCGCGTTGGATAAATTTGGCAACTTAGCTGCGGGCACATCCACTGGTGGAATGACAGCTAAGCGCTTTGGCCGTATTGGCGACTCGCCCGTGATTGGTGCCGGTACGTTTGCCGATAACCATTCTTGTGCGGTGTCCGCAACGGGCCATGGCGAGTATTTCATTCGCTACAGTGTTGCTTCCGATATTTGCGCACGTGTTGCATACCAGAAGAAATCAATCAATCAAGCCGGAAATGAAGTCATTCACGATGTTTTAGCGCCAATTGGTGGAACAGGCGGAGTCATTATCGTTGATCCACAAGGCAACATAAGCATGCCCTTTAATACACCGGGTATGTACCGAGCAAGCAAAAGCAGTCAATCACCGACTTATGTCGCGATTTTTAAAGACGAATAG